One genomic window of Stigmatopora nigra isolate UIUO_SnigA chromosome 13, RoL_Snig_1.1, whole genome shotgun sequence includes the following:
- the slc22a3 gene encoding solute carrier family 22 member 3 isoform X2, with the protein MADFCEILVQIGDFGQFQKRLVLLCSLSIILLSFALASPIFLSKTPDHWCVDPEAKRLFNQCVWTHAQLMEHTVPRSGGYFHRCERFEWNLSRRTCEDLDHPWFFDGTQVVPCNGDWEFDSRYSTIVTEFSLVCGMSWMAGLNQIMLVSGLIISSIITGYMPDRFGRKPCFIGFMFFLGVVGVGIVLSPWYPLVLMFRFLQGFLEKGAWTSCYSLLVEFFTPENRKYVAMMTTSFFVIGMVMLPGLAYLVSSWRTLQIILTLPWFLFIPFYWLIPESPCWLLAQRKNMEALKIMAKVAKENGRSFPQNLKKVIHLQNRSEGHRLSFLDLFKTPFIRRHTVILICIWFSNGVVFHGLVLWLTVPEHHFFEFLVASAVLLPVGIIMYLLVDRVGRRYLLAGTSLIVTIFNFAAHFIFADYTVVKKISKNIGNLAFAVMLVTLFFANAELYPTSLRNLGLSVCSSALEAAVMMSPFLVHWLKGIWHELPFCVYGLLTVVNCSLLTLLPETTGVVIPDTISEIEDQRRKLKQSKEGTVLLI; encoded by the exons ATGGCAGACTTCTGCGAAATCCTCGTACAAATTGGAGACTTTGGGCAATTTCAGAAGCGACTGGTTTTGCTCTGTTCACTATCGATAATTCTCCTCTCTTTTGCCCTGGCCAGTCCGATTTTCCTCAGTAAAACTCCGGATCATTGGTGCGTGGACCCGGAGGCCAAACGCCTTTTCAATCAGTGCGTCTGGACGCATGCCCAATTGATGGAACACACCGTTCCCCGTTCGGGGGGATATTTTCACCGATGCGAGAGGTTCGAGTGGAATCTGAGTCGGAGGACTTGCGAGGATTTGGACCACCCATGGTTCTTCGACGGGACTCAGGTGGTACCTTGTAATGGCGACTGGGAATTCGATTCAAGATATTCCACCATTGTAACGGAG TTTTCTCTGGTTTGCGGTATGTCATGGATGGCTGGTCTCAATCAAATCATGCTGGTGTCCGGACTCATCATCAGCTCAATCATCACTGGTTACATGCCAGACAG ATTTGGCAGGAAGCCGTGTTTTATCGGCTTCATGTTTTTTCTCGGTGTCGTTGGCGTGGGCATCGTGCTGTCACCGTGGTATCCACTGGTGCTGATGTTTCGTTTCCTTCAAGGATTTTTGGAAAAGGGAGCTTGGACCTCATGCTATAGTCTCT TGGTAGAGTTTTTTACACCAGAAAACCGAAAATATGTGGCCATGATGACCACTTCATTTTTCGTCATTGGCATGGTAATGCTGCCTGGCTTGGCGTACTTAGTATCCTCTTGGAGGACTCTGCAAATCATCCTGACACTACCCTGGTTCCTCTTTATCCCTTTTTACTG GTTGATTCCTGAGTCGCCATGTTGGCTCTTGGCTCAAAGGAAGAACATGGAGGCCTTGAAGATCATGGCAAAAGTTGCCAAAGAAAATGGGAGATCATTTCCACAAAACTTGAAAAAG GTTATTCACCTGCAGAACAGGAGTGAAGGCCATCGCTTATCATTTCTGGACTTGTTCAAGACACCCTTCATCAGACGGCACACGGTCATCTTAATTTGTATTTG GTTTTCAAACGGTGTTGTGTTCCATGGCCTGGTTTTGTGGCTGACAGTGCCCGAACACCACTTTTTTGAATTCTTAGTGGCTTCGGCAGTCCTCCTCCCTGTGGGTATTATTATGTACCTGCTGGTCGACAGAGTGGGCCGCCGCTACTTGTTAGCTGGGACCAGTTTAATTGTGACCATCTTTAACTTCGCCGCACACTTTATTTTCGCAG ATTATACCGTGGTGAAAAAAATTTCAAAGAATATCGGTAACCTGGCTTTTGCTGTGATGCTAGTGACGCTCTTTTTTGCGAACGCGGAGCTCTATCCCACCTCCCTAAG AAATCTGGGCCTGAGCGTTTGTTCATCAGCCCTTGAGGCTGCAGTCATGATGTCTCCTTTCCTGGTCCACTGGCTTAAAGGCATCTGGCACGAGCTTCCCTTTTGCGTCTATG GGCTTCTGACAGTTGTTAACTGCAGTTTGTTAACATTGCTGCCCGAGACGACGGGAGTTGTGATACCTGACACCATCAGCGAAATAGAGGATCAAAGACG AAAACTAAAACAGTCCAAGGAAGGAACCGTCTTGTTGATTTGA
- the slc22a3 gene encoding solute carrier family 22 member 3 isoform X3, translating into MADFCEILVQIGDFGQFQKRLVLLCSLSIILLSFALASPIFLSKTPDHWCVDPEAKRLFNQCVWTHAQLMEHTVPRSGGYFHRCERFEWNLSRRTCEDLDHPWFFDGTQVVPCNGDWEFDSRYSTIVTEFSLVCGMSWMAGLNQIMLVSGLIISSIITGYMPDRFGRKPCFIGFMFFLGVVGVGIVLSPWYPLVLMFRFLQGFLEKGAWTSCYSLLVEFFTPENRKYVAMMTTSFFVIGMVMLPGLAYLVSSWRTLQIILTLPWFLFIPFYWLIPESPCWLLAQRKNMEALKIMAKVAKENGRSFPQNLKKQVIHLQNRSEGHRLSFLDLFKTPFIRRHTVILICIWFSNGVVFHGLVLWLTVPEHHFFEFLVASAVLLPVGIIMYLLVDRVGRRYLLAGTSLIVTIFNFAAHFIFAGLLTVVNCSLLTLLPETTGVVIPDTISEIEDQRRKLKQSKEGTVLLI; encoded by the exons ATGGCAGACTTCTGCGAAATCCTCGTACAAATTGGAGACTTTGGGCAATTTCAGAAGCGACTGGTTTTGCTCTGTTCACTATCGATAATTCTCCTCTCTTTTGCCCTGGCCAGTCCGATTTTCCTCAGTAAAACTCCGGATCATTGGTGCGTGGACCCGGAGGCCAAACGCCTTTTCAATCAGTGCGTCTGGACGCATGCCCAATTGATGGAACACACCGTTCCCCGTTCGGGGGGATATTTTCACCGATGCGAGAGGTTCGAGTGGAATCTGAGTCGGAGGACTTGCGAGGATTTGGACCACCCATGGTTCTTCGACGGGACTCAGGTGGTACCTTGTAATGGCGACTGGGAATTCGATTCAAGATATTCCACCATTGTAACGGAG TTTTCTCTGGTTTGCGGTATGTCATGGATGGCTGGTCTCAATCAAATCATGCTGGTGTCCGGACTCATCATCAGCTCAATCATCACTGGTTACATGCCAGACAG ATTTGGCAGGAAGCCGTGTTTTATCGGCTTCATGTTTTTTCTCGGTGTCGTTGGCGTGGGCATCGTGCTGTCACCGTGGTATCCACTGGTGCTGATGTTTCGTTTCCTTCAAGGATTTTTGGAAAAGGGAGCTTGGACCTCATGCTATAGTCTCT TGGTAGAGTTTTTTACACCAGAAAACCGAAAATATGTGGCCATGATGACCACTTCATTTTTCGTCATTGGCATGGTAATGCTGCCTGGCTTGGCGTACTTAGTATCCTCTTGGAGGACTCTGCAAATCATCCTGACACTACCCTGGTTCCTCTTTATCCCTTTTTACTG GTTGATTCCTGAGTCGCCATGTTGGCTCTTGGCTCAAAGGAAGAACATGGAGGCCTTGAAGATCATGGCAAAAGTTGCCAAAGAAAATGGGAGATCATTTCCACAAAACTTGAAAAAG cAGGTTATTCACCTGCAGAACAGGAGTGAAGGCCATCGCTTATCATTTCTGGACTTGTTCAAGACACCCTTCATCAGACGGCACACGGTCATCTTAATTTGTATTTG GTTTTCAAACGGTGTTGTGTTCCATGGCCTGGTTTTGTGGCTGACAGTGCCCGAACACCACTTTTTTGAATTCTTAGTGGCTTCGGCAGTCCTCCTCCCTGTGGGTATTATTATGTACCTGCTGGTCGACAGAGTGGGCCGCCGCTACTTGTTAGCTGGGACCAGTTTAATTGTGACCATCTTTAACTTCGCCGCACACTTTATTTTCGCAG GGCTTCTGACAGTTGTTAACTGCAGTTTGTTAACATTGCTGCCCGAGACGACGGGAGTTGTGATACCTGACACCATCAGCGAAATAGAGGATCAAAGACG AAAACTAAAACAGTCCAAGGAAGGAACCGTCTTGTTGATTTGA
- the slc22a3 gene encoding solute carrier family 22 member 3 isoform X1, protein MADFCEILVQIGDFGQFQKRLVLLCSLSIILLSFALASPIFLSKTPDHWCVDPEAKRLFNQCVWTHAQLMEHTVPRSGGYFHRCERFEWNLSRRTCEDLDHPWFFDGTQVVPCNGDWEFDSRYSTIVTEFSLVCGMSWMAGLNQIMLVSGLIISSIITGYMPDRFGRKPCFIGFMFFLGVVGVGIVLSPWYPLVLMFRFLQGFLEKGAWTSCYSLLVEFFTPENRKYVAMMTTSFFVIGMVMLPGLAYLVSSWRTLQIILTLPWFLFIPFYWLIPESPCWLLAQRKNMEALKIMAKVAKENGRSFPQNLKKQVIHLQNRSEGHRLSFLDLFKTPFIRRHTVILICIWFSNGVVFHGLVLWLTVPEHHFFEFLVASAVLLPVGIIMYLLVDRVGRRYLLAGTSLIVTIFNFAAHFIFADYTVVKKISKNIGNLAFAVMLVTLFFANAELYPTSLRNLGLSVCSSALEAAVMMSPFLVHWLKGIWHELPFCVYGLLTVVNCSLLTLLPETTGVVIPDTISEIEDQRRKLKQSKEGTVLLI, encoded by the exons ATGGCAGACTTCTGCGAAATCCTCGTACAAATTGGAGACTTTGGGCAATTTCAGAAGCGACTGGTTTTGCTCTGTTCACTATCGATAATTCTCCTCTCTTTTGCCCTGGCCAGTCCGATTTTCCTCAGTAAAACTCCGGATCATTGGTGCGTGGACCCGGAGGCCAAACGCCTTTTCAATCAGTGCGTCTGGACGCATGCCCAATTGATGGAACACACCGTTCCCCGTTCGGGGGGATATTTTCACCGATGCGAGAGGTTCGAGTGGAATCTGAGTCGGAGGACTTGCGAGGATTTGGACCACCCATGGTTCTTCGACGGGACTCAGGTGGTACCTTGTAATGGCGACTGGGAATTCGATTCAAGATATTCCACCATTGTAACGGAG TTTTCTCTGGTTTGCGGTATGTCATGGATGGCTGGTCTCAATCAAATCATGCTGGTGTCCGGACTCATCATCAGCTCAATCATCACTGGTTACATGCCAGACAG ATTTGGCAGGAAGCCGTGTTTTATCGGCTTCATGTTTTTTCTCGGTGTCGTTGGCGTGGGCATCGTGCTGTCACCGTGGTATCCACTGGTGCTGATGTTTCGTTTCCTTCAAGGATTTTTGGAAAAGGGAGCTTGGACCTCATGCTATAGTCTCT TGGTAGAGTTTTTTACACCAGAAAACCGAAAATATGTGGCCATGATGACCACTTCATTTTTCGTCATTGGCATGGTAATGCTGCCTGGCTTGGCGTACTTAGTATCCTCTTGGAGGACTCTGCAAATCATCCTGACACTACCCTGGTTCCTCTTTATCCCTTTTTACTG GTTGATTCCTGAGTCGCCATGTTGGCTCTTGGCTCAAAGGAAGAACATGGAGGCCTTGAAGATCATGGCAAAAGTTGCCAAAGAAAATGGGAGATCATTTCCACAAAACTTGAAAAAG cAGGTTATTCACCTGCAGAACAGGAGTGAAGGCCATCGCTTATCATTTCTGGACTTGTTCAAGACACCCTTCATCAGACGGCACACGGTCATCTTAATTTGTATTTG GTTTTCAAACGGTGTTGTGTTCCATGGCCTGGTTTTGTGGCTGACAGTGCCCGAACACCACTTTTTTGAATTCTTAGTGGCTTCGGCAGTCCTCCTCCCTGTGGGTATTATTATGTACCTGCTGGTCGACAGAGTGGGCCGCCGCTACTTGTTAGCTGGGACCAGTTTAATTGTGACCATCTTTAACTTCGCCGCACACTTTATTTTCGCAG ATTATACCGTGGTGAAAAAAATTTCAAAGAATATCGGTAACCTGGCTTTTGCTGTGATGCTAGTGACGCTCTTTTTTGCGAACGCGGAGCTCTATCCCACCTCCCTAAG AAATCTGGGCCTGAGCGTTTGTTCATCAGCCCTTGAGGCTGCAGTCATGATGTCTCCTTTCCTGGTCCACTGGCTTAAAGGCATCTGGCACGAGCTTCCCTTTTGCGTCTATG GGCTTCTGACAGTTGTTAACTGCAGTTTGTTAACATTGCTGCCCGAGACGACGGGAGTTGTGATACCTGACACCATCAGCGAAATAGAGGATCAAAGACG AAAACTAAAACAGTCCAAGGAAGGAACCGTCTTGTTGATTTGA